A window of Vibrio ishigakensis contains these coding sequences:
- a CDS encoding M20 family metallopeptidase, which yields MTNSFQLDTYIEQLSSLVNVDCGSHTPEGVAKIADILTPMFESIGFSVTRHTVAPNAGPCLEITNKPDAEQFDVMLCGHMDTVFPEGTVEKRPLSFDEEKIYGPGATDMKSGILSAWYALQQMSTEQRDKLSILVALNCDEEIGSRYSRDWIESMARKSKRVLVCEAARVSGNLIRSRKGNAKYELTFNGVASHAGSALEQGVSAIYELAHWSLAIKDMVNLETGTTMNVGVIEGGLAVNVVPDYAKATVDLRFWNTDEAEAIDAKLREMAKMPFEKGASVEVNRVTFKPSMIPTEATEELISLVSEEADKLGLVYGWENAGGGSDGNFTANVGTPTLDGFGPMGAGFHSDKEYLLIDSIKPRIDLLANVLNRL from the coding sequence ATGACGAATTCATTCCAGCTTGATACCTATATCGAGCAGCTCTCGAGCCTAGTTAACGTCGACTGTGGCAGTCATACCCCAGAAGGGGTTGCCAAGATCGCAGATATCCTTACCCCAATGTTTGAAAGCATCGGCTTTAGCGTAACTAGGCATACCGTTGCGCCAAACGCAGGTCCTTGCCTTGAGATCACCAACAAGCCTGATGCTGAGCAGTTTGATGTGATGCTTTGCGGACATATGGATACGGTTTTCCCTGAAGGTACGGTCGAGAAGCGCCCGCTGAGCTTCGACGAAGAGAAAATCTACGGGCCGGGTGCAACGGATATGAAATCTGGGATCCTCAGCGCTTGGTATGCATTGCAGCAGATGAGTACCGAGCAAAGAGATAAGCTCTCTATCTTGGTGGCGCTTAACTGTGATGAAGAGATCGGCTCTCGCTATTCCCGTGATTGGATTGAGAGCATGGCGCGTAAGAGCAAGCGAGTGCTGGTATGTGAAGCGGCGCGTGTGAGTGGTAATTTGATTCGTTCACGTAAAGGCAATGCGAAGTATGAGCTGACCTTTAATGGTGTTGCATCTCATGCCGGTTCTGCGCTAGAGCAGGGCGTATCCGCTATCTATGAGCTTGCCCATTGGTCATTGGCTATCAAGGATATGGTGAACCTAGAGACAGGTACTACCATGAACGTAGGTGTTATTGAGGGCGGTCTTGCAGTAAACGTAGTGCCAGATTATGCCAAGGCGACCGTTGACCTAAGATTCTGGAATACCGATGAGGCAGAGGCTATCGATGCTAAGCTTCGTGAGATGGCGAAAATGCCGTTTGAAAAGGGCGCTAGCGTTGAGGTTAACCGTGTGACCTTTAAGCCTTCTATGATCCCAACTGAGGCGACGGAAGAGCTTATTTCCCTAGTAAGTGAAGAAGCCGATAAGTTAGGGCTTGTTTACGGCTGGGAGAACGCTGGTGGCGGCTCTGACGGTAACTTCACCGCCAATGTAGGTACGCCAACCTTAGATGGTTTTGGTCCTATGGGTGCTGGCTTTCATTCGGACAAAGAGTATCTACTCATAGACTCTATCAAGCCACGAATCGACCTGTTAGCCAACGTACTTAACAGGTTATAA
- the dcuC gene encoding anaerobic C4-dicarboxylate transporter DcuC has protein sequence MLELLIGLVATVIVGYFIIKGYRAAGVLLTAGLALLIITGILGHTVLPSKVASTGNTFTDALEFVKYMLQYRGGGLGLQIMLLCGFASYMTHIGANNVVVKQFSKPLSVIKSPYVLLVAAYIVACLMSLAVSSATGLGVLLMATLFPMMTAMGISRPAAVAVCASPAAIILSPTSGDVVVAAENAGMALDVFAFQTVLPVSISAIVVMAAAAFFWNKYLDKKENTPMEKIDLSEIEVKAPAYYAVMPFLPIIGVFVFNGRTIPGLSLDIYTIVVLSIFIGAVVDYVTKRFDGKKTLEDLDSCYAGMADAFKGVVMLLVAAGVFAQGLMSIGAIDNLIHLADNAGAGAIALMLLLTGLTVAAAIATGSGNAPFYAFVELAPALAGKMGVNPAFLIIPMLQASNLGRTISPVSGVIVATSGMANISPFEVVKRTSVPVLCGLVTVILGTVFLVPMYA, from the coding sequence ATGTTGGAATTGCTAATTGGGTTAGTGGCCACAGTGATTGTGGGCTACTTCATTATCAAAGGCTATCGAGCCGCGGGTGTGCTACTGACTGCGGGTCTGGCACTACTTATTATCACAGGCATCTTAGGCCATACCGTCTTGCCATCCAAGGTGGCCTCAACCGGTAATACCTTTACCGATGCTCTGGAATTTGTGAAGTATATGCTTCAGTACCGAGGCGGTGGTCTGGGTCTACAGATCATGTTGTTGTGTGGCTTCGCTTCTTATATGACCCATATTGGCGCCAACAATGTGGTGGTTAAACAGTTCTCTAAACCACTTTCTGTAATCAAATCTCCATACGTCCTCTTGGTTGCCGCTTATATCGTGGCTTGTTTGATGTCTCTAGCGGTGAGCTCGGCAACAGGTCTTGGCGTGCTATTGATGGCAACCCTGTTCCCTATGATGACGGCAATGGGTATCTCTCGCCCGGCAGCGGTAGCTGTGTGTGCATCACCAGCGGCGATCATCCTTTCGCCTACCTCGGGCGACGTGGTTGTTGCAGCAGAAAATGCTGGCATGGCTCTGGACGTGTTTGCGTTCCAGACTGTACTGCCAGTATCTATCAGCGCTATCGTAGTTATGGCAGCAGCGGCTTTCTTCTGGAACAAGTATCTGGATAAGAAAGAGAACACCCCGATGGAGAAAATCGATCTTTCTGAGATCGAGGTAAAAGCGCCGGCTTATTACGCGGTAATGCCTTTCTTGCCAATTATCGGTGTATTCGTATTTAACGGCCGCACCATTCCTGGCTTGTCGCTAGATATCTACACAATCGTGGTGCTTTCTATCTTTATCGGTGCGGTAGTGGATTACGTAACCAAGCGCTTTGACGGTAAGAAGACCCTAGAAGATTTGGACTCTTGCTATGCGGGTATGGCAGATGCGTTCAAGGGCGTTGTGATGCTCTTGGTTGCCGCCGGCGTATTTGCTCAAGGCCTGATGTCTATCGGTGCTATCGACAACCTAATCCATCTAGCGGATAACGCAGGTGCTGGTGCCATTGCCTTGATGCTTCTACTTACCGGCCTTACGGTTGCGGCAGCTATCGCAACCGGTTCGGGTAACGCACCTTTCTATGCGTTTGTTGAACTGGCGCCAGCGCTGGCAGGTAAGATGGGCGTCAACCCAGCCTTCCTGATCATCCCTATGCTACAAGCGTCTAACCTGGGTCGCACTATCTCGCCAGTATCGGGCGTAATCGTGGCTACCTCAGGCATGGCAAATATCAGCCCATTTGAGGTAGTAAAACGTACCTCGGTTCCTGTATTGTGTGGTCTAGTGACCGTTATCCTAGGTACCGTCTTCCTTGTACCTATGTATGCATAA
- a CDS encoding low molecular weight protein-tyrosine-phosphatase produces MKVLVVCMGNICRSPTGEAILRTKAENKGLLVEVESAGTIDYHHGEKPDSRAMQAAKARGYSLAGKRARGVTQEDFYYFDRILAADRQNLADLQAMCPEEYQHKLGLFLEGAGLDTDEIPDPYYGGEEGFEHVLDLVESASDHILEQMSHRAA; encoded by the coding sequence ATGAAGGTTCTAGTTGTATGTATGGGAAACATCTGCCGTAGCCCAACTGGTGAGGCAATTCTAAGAACCAAGGCGGAGAATAAAGGCTTGCTGGTGGAAGTGGAATCTGCAGGCACTATAGATTATCACCATGGAGAGAAGCCTGACTCAAGAGCAATGCAAGCTGCGAAGGCTCGTGGTTATTCGTTAGCAGGTAAGCGTGCTCGCGGTGTTACACAAGAAGATTTCTACTATTTCGATAGGATCTTGGCTGCCGATAGGCAAAACCTCGCCGATCTTCAGGCTATGTGCCCTGAGGAGTATCAGCATAAGTTGGGGCTATTTTTAGAAGGGGCAGGTTTGGATACCGACGAGATACCCGACCCGTATTACGGCGGTGAAGAGGGATTTGAGCATGTGTTGGACTTAGTTGAATCTGCTAGCGATCACATTTTAGAACAAATGTCTCATCGTGCGGCTTAA
- the cobO gene encoding cob(I)yrinic acid a,c-diamide adenosyltransferase: MTQEQGRHKERQQKLKQKVDERIEQAQEERGLLLVITGNGKGKSTSGFGTVARAVGHGFKCGVAQFIKGTWDNGERNLLEQHGVEFNVMATGFTWDTQDKEADTKAAQVVWKECQRMLADPSIHLVLLDELTYMVSYGYIELEEVVEALNNRPSEQSVVITGRAAHRSLMEMADTVSEVKNVKHAFDSGLKARKGIDW; encoded by the coding sequence ATGACTCAAGAGCAAGGACGTCATAAAGAAAGGCAACAAAAACTTAAACAAAAGGTCGATGAGCGCATTGAGCAAGCGCAGGAAGAGCGTGGATTGCTATTGGTGATTACCGGCAATGGTAAAGGTAAATCGACATCTGGCTTTGGTACGGTTGCACGCGCTGTAGGGCATGGTTTTAAATGCGGTGTGGCGCAATTTATCAAAGGTACTTGGGATAATGGTGAACGCAACCTGCTAGAGCAGCATGGGGTCGAGTTTAATGTAATGGCCACAGGCTTTACTTGGGATACGCAAGACAAAGAAGCGGATACAAAGGCGGCGCAAGTGGTGTGGAAAGAGTGTCAGCGTATGCTCGCCGACCCTAGCATCCACCTAGTGCTTCTCGACGAGCTGACCTATATGGTGAGCTACGGCTATATCGAGCTTGAGGAAGTCGTGGAAGCGCTCAACAATCGTCCTAGCGAGCAATCTGTTGTGATCACAGGTCGCGCGGCTCATAGAAGCCTAATGGAAATGGCGGATACGGTTTCTGAGGTGAAGAATGTAAAACACGCCTTCGACTCAGGGTTGAAGGCGCGTAAAGGTATCGATTGGTAA
- a CDS encoding aspartate/glutamate racemase family protein has translation MKTLGLIGGMSWESTQTYYRLINEQVKEKLGGLHSAKLVLYSVDFAEIEALQHKGEWDKAGEALAEAGKSLQAAGADSIVICTNTMHKVAPEIEAQTTIPLLHIADATALELKRQGITKVGLLGTAFTMEQAFYKDRLTEKHGIEVVIPNDAERKLVHDVIYEELCLGTIKPESKRAYLEIVDSLSANGAQGVILGCTEIGLLIQSQDTEVPLFDTTHIHATEAVNWALS, from the coding sequence ATGAAAACTTTGGGACTTATCGGGGGAATGAGTTGGGAATCTACCCAAACCTATTATCGTCTTATCAATGAGCAGGTTAAGGAAAAGCTCGGCGGATTACACTCAGCAAAACTAGTTCTGTATAGCGTGGATTTTGCTGAGATTGAAGCTCTGCAACATAAGGGTGAGTGGGATAAAGCGGGAGAGGCACTAGCAGAAGCGGGTAAATCGCTACAAGCTGCCGGCGCGGACTCTATCGTGATCTGTACCAACACCATGCATAAGGTGGCGCCTGAGATTGAAGCGCAAACTACTATTCCACTACTGCACATTGCCGATGCTACAGCGCTAGAGCTAAAGCGCCAGGGAATTACTAAGGTGGGTTTGCTGGGCACCGCCTTTACTATGGAACAGGCGTTTTATAAGGATCGCCTAACAGAGAAGCATGGTATCGAGGTGGTCATTCCAAACGATGCCGAGCGCAAGCTAGTGCATGACGTTATCTATGAAGAGTTGTGCCTTGGCACCATTAAGCCAGAGTCAAAGCGTGCCTATCTTGAGATAGTGGATAGCCTCAGCGCCAATGGTGCTCAAGGGGTGATCCTTGGCTGCACAGAGATTGGATTGCTGATCCAGTCGCAGGATACCGAAGTGCCTCTGTTCGATACTACGCATATCCATGCTACCGAAGCGGTAAATTGGGCGCTGTCATAA
- a CDS encoding AsmA family protein, with protein MKKFSLIILTPILLIVLAVAALLLFVDPNQFKPLIVEQTKKHTQLDLTIEGDIGWKFFPSIGFTLGRTTLSNPQGFSSSNMLSVDEVGLDISVLPLLDKELQVGNVTLKGAQIYLETKADGSSNLDVFTAPATEETAAAEQASTETAPAETAPAEPWTISLQGANIENALLEIKDDSAGLYTKLEKVNLNVASFEFDQWTPVTFSFEGVNNEQKFAISGQANAKTNADFTDYQIKDVSVNGSFSQPDFDLQKFELNLDQFALGSFANVKLTANGVAAGNKFDMSTALQAKLEKDLKTFAVQEVALQASLDGPELDVERVTLDLNRFSFGEPGTFQFGLKSKLADMTQNLVASGNLLVDEAISKVSVNSLQMNGTVEGKALPQTPMSIGLESDLSFDLNKSHLDLVLAKLALNDLQFDGSTQVTLADIPKVRFKLHSPEINVDEWTGAGEQAPAEQGAASSGSGTSGNQAATEPDLSALKTVDVAGTITIDKLTASNTKLQNVFTNVAIKDGVLNLKALKARLYQGSIDAKAVLNGKGAVPAYDFDAKVTGVKVGPLLKDVADNEMLEGTGNITVDLKGKSLIPEKLKQNLAGSINMTFTDGAVNGINVAQIIRTNYAKFKGDEVPAEPEVKKTDFSSMSANVKLNKGVANISSVKAQSPLLRVDASGQANYVQETMNILAKTSIVGSLEGQGGKSIDDLKDLTLPLRAEGSWAQPKFSLDLAALQKQELERNKKKLEEKAKKEAERGIKKLLGDKASDEDAKNVTDSLLKKFF; from the coding sequence ATGAAGAAGTTCTCTCTCATTATCCTTACTCCGATACTGCTGATCGTGCTGGCGGTGGCCGCACTATTGCTGTTCGTTGACCCTAATCAGTTCAAACCGCTTATCGTTGAACAAACCAAGAAGCACACTCAGCTCGACCTCACCATTGAAGGTGATATTGGCTGGAAGTTCTTCCCAAGCATCGGATTCACTTTGGGACGCACGACCTTGAGCAACCCACAAGGCTTCAGCTCTTCGAATATGCTTTCTGTGGATGAGGTAGGCCTAGATATCTCGGTATTGCCGCTTCTCGATAAAGAGCTTCAGGTGGGTAATGTGACCCTGAAAGGCGCGCAAATTTATCTGGAAACTAAGGCGGACGGCAGTAGCAACCTAGACGTGTTTACTGCGCCTGCAACAGAAGAGACGGCTGCTGCTGAACAAGCGAGTACAGAAACAGCGCCAGCCGAGACGGCTCCAGCTGAGCCTTGGACCATCAGCCTGCAGGGTGCAAATATCGAGAATGCACTGCTGGAGATCAAAGATGATTCAGCGGGTCTGTATACCAAACTTGAGAAGGTGAATCTGAATGTCGCTAGCTTCGAGTTTGACCAATGGACGCCGGTCACCTTTAGCTTTGAAGGTGTGAATAATGAGCAGAAGTTTGCCATTTCTGGTCAAGCAAATGCCAAGACCAATGCAGACTTTACCGATTATCAAATCAAGGATGTGTCTGTAAACGGTAGCTTCTCTCAGCCAGATTTTGACCTACAGAAATTCGAACTGAATCTTGACCAGTTTGCTCTGGGATCATTTGCTAACGTTAAGCTTACTGCCAACGGTGTAGCCGCGGGCAATAAGTTTGATATGAGCACTGCTCTGCAGGCCAAACTAGAGAAGGATCTAAAGACCTTTGCCGTTCAAGAGGTTGCGCTTCAAGCAAGCCTTGATGGCCCTGAGCTGGATGTAGAGCGCGTTACCCTTGATCTGAACCGCTTTAGTTTCGGTGAGCCGGGGACATTCCAGTTTGGCCTTAAGTCTAAATTGGCGGATATGACTCAGAACTTAGTCGCTTCGGGCAACCTGCTGGTGGACGAGGCGATTTCTAAGGTGTCCGTAAATAGCCTGCAGATGAATGGTACCGTTGAAGGCAAAGCACTACCTCAGACGCCAATGAGCATCGGACTTGAGTCTGATCTTAGCTTTGATCTTAACAAGAGCCACCTCGACCTAGTGCTAGCCAAGCTTGCCCTAAACGATCTGCAATTCGATGGCTCGACCCAGGTTACCCTAGCGGATATTCCTAAGGTGCGTTTCAAACTGCACTCTCCAGAAATCAATGTCGATGAATGGACGGGAGCCGGCGAACAGGCCCCTGCGGAGCAAGGTGCTGCGAGTTCAGGCAGTGGTACTTCTGGCAATCAAGCGGCGACTGAGCCTGACCTAAGCGCGCTGAAAACAGTAGATGTTGCCGGCACCATCACCATAGATAAGCTCACAGCAAGTAATACAAAACTGCAGAACGTATTTACCAATGTTGCAATTAAAGATGGGGTATTGAACCTTAAAGCCCTCAAAGCACGTCTTTATCAGGGCAGTATCGATGCCAAAGCTGTGCTGAACGGTAAAGGTGCAGTTCCAGCATACGATTTTGATGCCAAGGTAACAGGGGTTAAGGTTGGACCGCTTCTAAAAGATGTAGCGGACAACGAGATGCTTGAGGGGACGGGTAATATCACTGTAGACCTAAAAGGTAAGAGCCTAATACCTGAAAAGCTAAAACAGAACCTTGCGGGTAGCATTAATATGACTTTCACTGATGGTGCGGTAAACGGCATCAATGTGGCTCAGATCATCCGAACTAACTATGCCAAGTTTAAAGGTGATGAAGTACCGGCTGAACCTGAGGTTAAAAAGACGGACTTCAGCTCTATGTCTGCGAATGTGAAGCTAAATAAAGGCGTAGCGAATATCTCTAGTGTTAAGGCGCAATCACCACTGCTTCGCGTCGATGCTTCGGGTCAGGCGAACTATGTGCAAGAGACCATGAATATCCTGGCTAAGACCTCTATCGTGGGCTCCCTCGAAGGCCAGGGTGGTAAGAGTATCGATGATCTCAAAGACCTAACACTGCCGCTTCGCGCTGAGGGAAGCTGGGCACAACCTAAGTTCAGCCTAGACTTGGCGGCACTTCAAAAGCAAGAGCTTGAGCGCAACAAGAAGAAGCTAGAAGAGAAGGCAAAGAAAGAAGCGGAGCGTGGTATCAAGAAGTTACTGGGTGATAAAGCCAGTGATGAAGATGCGAAGAATGTGACCGACTCGCTACTGAAGAAGTTTTTCTAA
- the udk gene encoding uridine kinase, translated as MSDNNQCVIVGIAGASASGKSLIASTIYNELRAKVGPDQIGVITEDRYYNDQSHLSMEERVKTNYDHPKALDHDLLCEHLQSLIAGNSVEVPEYSYSEHTRTANTETMTPKKVIILEGILLLTDPRLRDIMHASVFMDTPLDVCLLRRVKRDVEERGRTMESVLDQYQKTVRPMFMQFIEPSKQYADIIVPRGGKNRIAIDVLKAHIAKLLKS; from the coding sequence ATGTCTGATAATAACCAATGTGTAATTGTGGGGATTGCTGGTGCATCCGCTTCCGGTAAAAGCCTGATTGCAAGTACGATTTATAATGAGTTGCGTGCCAAGGTTGGCCCAGACCAAATCGGTGTCATTACGGAAGATAGGTACTACAACGACCAAAGCCATCTGAGTATGGAAGAGCGTGTAAAGACCAACTATGACCACCCGAAAGCCCTAGACCATGACCTTCTGTGTGAACACCTGCAATCACTTATCGCAGGTAACTCGGTTGAAGTACCAGAGTACAGCTACTCTGAGCATACCCGCACAGCGAATACAGAAACCATGACCCCGAAGAAGGTAATCATCCTTGAGGGTATCCTGCTTCTTACTGACCCGCGCCTTCGTGACATCATGCACGCGAGTGTATTTATGGATACTCCGCTTGACGTATGTCTGCTGCGCCGCGTTAAGCGTGACGTAGAAGAGCGTGGCCGTACCATGGAGTCGGTTCTGGATCAGTATCAGAAAACCGTTCGTCCTATGTTTATGCAGTTTATCGAACCTTCAAAGCAGTACGCGGACATTATCGTTCCTCGTGGTGGTAAGAACCGTATCGCCATTGACGTACTTAAGGCTCATATTGCTAAACTACTGAAATCTTAG
- the apbC gene encoding iron-sulfur cluster carrier protein ApbC yields MSESLQSIQSWLNQFSHPLLIEEWASVQGVVTLDESSVTATIEFPFKLNSLEQDLETWLIQNPLPQWETKITSTCKALDSVVPSNLNQVKNVIAVTSAKGGVGKSTTAVNLALAIAQNGAKVGVLDADIYGPSIPLMFGSQGSQMEVVDGKWMQPIVALGVQTQSIGYLMGDDEATVWRGPMASKALAQLLQETQWRELDYLIIDMPPGTGDIQLTLAQQIPLTAAIVVTTPQDVALADASKGIAMFDKVEVPVLGIVENMSYHICSNCGSKEHIFGTGGAAKLAQEKGAALLGQIPLHVNVRQDVDQGFPSVLNPQSGEQASHYLELAEQVVSRLYWTGKPKPDTIQFVAV; encoded by the coding sequence ATGTCTGAATCTCTACAAAGTATTCAAAGCTGGCTCAATCAGTTTTCTCATCCTCTGCTTATCGAAGAGTGGGCCAGCGTTCAGGGTGTGGTTACCCTTGATGAAAGCAGTGTCACTGCGACCATCGAATTTCCGTTTAAGCTCAACAGCCTAGAACAAGATCTAGAAACCTGGCTTATTCAAAATCCGCTGCCTCAGTGGGAAACCAAGATCACCAGTACCTGCAAAGCACTAGACTCTGTTGTTCCTTCAAATCTCAATCAGGTTAAGAACGTGATTGCGGTTACCTCAGCCAAAGGTGGGGTGGGTAAATCTACCACCGCAGTCAACCTAGCTTTAGCCATTGCGCAAAATGGTGCCAAAGTCGGCGTTCTAGATGCGGATATCTACGGTCCATCCATTCCACTCATGTTTGGCAGTCAAGGCTCGCAGATGGAAGTGGTTGACGGTAAATGGATGCAGCCTATCGTTGCTCTAGGTGTTCAAACACAATCTATCGGTTACTTGATGGGTGATGATGAAGCGACGGTTTGGCGTGGTCCTATGGCCTCAAAAGCCCTGGCTCAGCTCCTGCAGGAGACTCAGTGGCGAGAGCTAGACTATTTGATTATCGATATGCCACCGGGCACGGGTGATATCCAGCTTACTCTTGCTCAGCAGATCCCGCTCACCGCAGCTATCGTAGTGACCACTCCGCAAGATGTGGCGCTAGCAGATGCCTCTAAGGGGATCGCTATGTTTGATAAGGTGGAGGTACCTGTATTGGGCATTGTCGAGAACATGAGTTACCACATCTGTTCAAACTGTGGTTCTAAAGAGCATATCTTCGGTACTGGAGGCGCGGCTAAACTGGCTCAAGAAAAAGGCGCGGCGCTATTAGGTCAGATCCCACTGCATGTGAATGTCCGTCAAGATGTCGACCAAGGCTTCCCAAGCGTGCTCAATCCGCAGTCGGGAGAGCAAGCATCCCACTACCTTGAGCTTGCCGAGCAGGTAGTAAGCCGTTTGTATTGGACCGGCAAACCTAAGCCTGACACCATCCAATTCGTGGCGGTTTAA
- the metG gene encoding methionine--tRNA ligase has protein sequence MTTELRKMLVTCALPYANGSIHLGHMLEHIQADIWVRYQRLRGNTVNFICADDAHGTPIMLKAQQMGISPEEMIAAVSEEHQKDFAGFNISFDNYHSTHSEENRELASQIYLELKKNGFISTRTISQLFDPEKEMFLPDRFVKGTCPKCKSEDQYGDNCDNCGATYSTTDLINPKSAVSGATPIMKDSEHFFFDLPQFESMLQEWTRSGSLQAETANKMQEWFESGLQQWDISRDAPYFGFEIPGEKDKFFYVWLDAPVGYMASFKNLCNKTEGLDFDEYWKKDSSTELYHFIGKDIVYFHSLFWPAMLEGAGFRKPNNVFVHGYVTVNGAKMSKSKGTFVKASTYLDHLDPECLRYYYAAKLNSRIDDLDLNLEDFTQRVNSDVVNKIVNLASRNAGFITKRFEGKLSDTFAEPALYQEFVDAADRIAELYETREFGRAIREITALADKANQYVDEKAPWVVAKEEGKDQELQDICSVGINLFRVLITYLKPVMPELAARTEAFLNQKLTWENISAPLTGHEITKFKALFSRIDPKKVEAMIEASKEDAAAEAAAKEKAEAAKTETELTKEPIADEIEFDDFAKVDLRIAKIVECEEVPKANKLLKLQLDIGGEVRQVFAGIKSAYKPEDLVGKHTVMVANLKPRKMKFGMSEGMVLAAGPGGEDLWILEPHEGAKPGMRVM, from the coding sequence ATGACTACAGAATTAAGAAAAATGCTTGTCACTTGTGCACTGCCATACGCCAACGGTTCAATCCACCTTGGTCATATGCTAGAGCACATTCAAGCTGATATTTGGGTGCGTTACCAACGCTTACGTGGCAACACGGTTAACTTTATCTGTGCTGACGATGCACACGGCACTCCAATCATGCTTAAGGCTCAGCAGATGGGCATCAGCCCAGAAGAGATGATTGCCGCGGTTAGCGAAGAACACCAGAAAGATTTCGCTGGTTTCAACATCAGCTTCGACAACTATCACAGCACTCACAGTGAAGAGAACCGCGAGCTGGCTTCTCAGATCTATCTTGAGCTGAAGAAAAACGGCTTTATTAGCACCCGTACTATTTCGCAACTGTTTGATCCAGAAAAAGAAATGTTCCTTCCAGATCGCTTTGTTAAGGGTACCTGCCCTAAGTGTAAATCTGAAGACCAATACGGTGATAACTGTGACAACTGTGGCGCAACCTATAGCACTACTGACCTAATTAATCCTAAGTCAGCGGTTTCTGGTGCAACACCTATCATGAAAGACTCTGAGCACTTCTTCTTCGACCTGCCTCAGTTTGAAAGCATGCTTCAAGAGTGGACTCGCTCTGGCTCGCTTCAAGCTGAAACAGCGAACAAGATGCAAGAGTGGTTCGAATCTGGCCTACAACAGTGGGATATCTCTCGTGACGCACCATACTTTGGCTTCGAGATCCCAGGCGAAAAAGACAAGTTCTTCTACGTATGGCTAGACGCACCGGTTGGCTACATGGCTTCGTTCAAGAACCTATGTAACAAGACCGAAGGCCTAGACTTTGACGAGTACTGGAAGAAAGACAGCAGCACTGAGCTTTACCACTTCATCGGTAAAGATATCGTGTACTTCCACTCTCTATTCTGGCCAGCAATGCTAGAAGGCGCAGGTTTCCGTAAGCCAAACAACGTATTCGTACACGGTTATGTAACCGTAAACGGCGCTAAGATGTCTAAGTCTAAAGGCACCTTTGTTAAGGCAAGCACTTACCTAGACCACCTAGACCCAGAGTGTCTTCGCTACTACTACGCGGCTAAGCTAAACAGCCGTATCGACGACCTTGACCTTAACCTTGAAGACTTCACCCAGCGTGTGAACTCTGACGTGGTTAACAAGATCGTGAACCTTGCTTCTCGTAACGCAGGCTTCATCACCAAGCGCTTCGAAGGCAAGCTTTCTGATACCTTTGCTGAGCCTGCTCTATACCAAGAGTTTGTTGATGCTGCTGACCGTATCGCTGAGCTATACGAGACTCGCGAATTTGGTCGTGCTATCCGTGAAATCACCGCACTGGCTGACAAAGCAAACCAATACGTGGATGAGAAAGCACCTTGGGTTGTGGCGAAAGAAGAAGGTAAAGACCAAGAACTGCAAGATATCTGCTCTGTAGGTATCAACCTGTTCCGCGTGCTTATCACTTACTTGAAGCCAGTAATGCCTGAGCTTGCGGCTCGCACTGAAGCCTTCCTAAACCAAAAACTGACTTGGGAAAACATCAGTGCTCCACTAACGGGTCATGAGATCACTAAGTTCAAAGCACTGTTTAGCCGTATCGACCCTAAAAAGGTTGAAGCTATGATCGAAGCATCGAAAGAAGATGCAGCGGCAGAAGCAGCGGCGAAAGAAAAAGCTGAGGCAGCAAAAACGGAAACTGAGCTGACTAAAGAGCCAATCGCAGACGAGATCGAATTTGATGATTTCGCTAAGGTTGACCTTCGTATTGCCAAGATTGTTGAGTGCGAAGAGGTGCCAAAGGCAAACAAACTTCTTAAGCTACAACTGGATATTGGCGGTGAAGTTCGTCAGGTGTTTGCTGGTATTAAATCAGCGTATAAGCCAGAGGATCTTGTAGGTAAGCACACCGTAATGGTGGCAAACCTTAAGCCTCGTAAGATGAAATTCGGTATGTCTGAAGGCATGGTTCTGGCTGCGGGTCCAGGTGGCGAAGATCTGTGGATCCTTGAGCCACACGAAGGCGCTAAGCCTGGCATGCGCGTGATGTAA